Proteins found in one Magnolia sinica isolate HGM2019 chromosome 5, MsV1, whole genome shotgun sequence genomic segment:
- the LOC131245505 gene encoding protodermal factor 1-like has translation MERGRSKNGLVMWVVLVGLVSQNVLMPVMCRSLQGVEDQKNYYSPDPHHGSTPKSSHKSPTCKTPSHGSGGSGGSHGTPSHGSGGGSYGTPPQGGGGYYNSPPTSPSITPPTYNPVTPSTPPVVTDPYTPPVVTDPYTPPVVTDPYTPPSTPSYPGTCNYWGKHPQLIWGIFGFWGTMAGVFGALCTPVYGQNLSIQQALLNTRSDAIGSLYREGAASLLNSMVNHKFPYTTQEVKDRFSAALASNKVAADQAQLFKLANEGRLKLRA, from the exons atggagagagggagaagcaaaaacggtttAGTTATGTGGGTGGTGTTAGTAGGTCTGGTTTCTCAGAATGTGTTGATGCCGGTGATGTGTAGAAGCTTGCAAGGGGTTGAAGATCAGAAGAACTACTACTCTCCTGACCCACATCATGGGAGCACCCCCAaaa GTTCCCACAAGAGCCCTACTTGTAAAACTCCATCTCATGGATCGGGTGGGAGCGGTGGTTCTCATGGGACTCCGTCTCATGGTTCTGGTGGTGGAAGCTATGGGACACCACCCCAAGGTGGCGGCGGTTACTACAATTCACCTCCTACTTCCCCATCCATCACCCCTCCAACGTACAACCCCGTTACACCTTCCACACCGCCAGTGGTT ACTGACCCTTACACACCGCCAGTGGTTACTGATCCTTACACACCGCCAGTGGTCACTGACCCTTACACACCACCGTCCACACCGTCCTACCCCGGCACTTGCAA TTACTGGGGCAAACACCCACAATTGATATGGGGGATCTTCGGCTTCTGGGGGACGATGGCTGGTGTCTTTGGTGCATTATGCACACCTGTCTACGGGCAAAACCTAAGCATACAACAAGCACTGCTTAACACGCGCAGTGATGCGATTGGGTCCCTCTATCGAGAAGGGGCCGCATCGTTGCTCAACTCAATGGTCAACCACAAGTTCCCATACACAACTCAGGAAGTGAAGGACCGATTCTCTGCCGCTCTCGCCTCGAACAAGGTCGCTGCTGATCAGGCCCAGCTCTTCAAGCTAGCCAACGAAGGCCGGCTCAAGCTCAGAGCgtga